Genomic DNA from Edaphobacter lichenicola:
CGGGAGGCGGCGAATCTTGCGCGCGGCTGTGACGTAGTGACGCTGGAGATTGAACAGATCTCGCCGGCGAGTATGGAAGCGGCGGCGAGCTACGCGCCGGTGCGGCCGGGCGGTGCTATGCTCGCGGTGATTCAGGACAGGATCGAGCAAAAGGATTGGCTGCGGCGAAATGGATTTCCGGTTGGGGAGTATCGCGCGGTTCGATCGCTGGATGAGTTGCGGGATGCGGTGGTTGCACTTGGCGGCAGATGTTTCTGTAAGAGTGCGACTGGCGGATATGACGGAAGGGGTCAGGGTAAGGTTGGATTTACTGTCGGCGCCTCTGTCGAAGATGAGGTGAGGGGCGCCTGGGAGGCGTTGGGGGAGCGGGCTGGCGTGGCCGAGAAGGCAGTCAATCTGGCGAAAGAGATCTCTGTGTTGGTTGCACGTGCTCCTAATGGCGAGGTGAAGGTTTATCCGGCAGCGCTGAATCACCATGAGGAGCAGATTCTGGCCTGGAGCGTAATTCCTGCTCCACTCTCTTCGGAGATGGAGGCGAAGGCTCGAGAGATCGCGGAGGCGATTGCCGATACGTTTCAGCTTGAGGGAGTTCTTGCGGTTGAGATGTTTTGCATGACCGATGGGAAGCTGCTGGTGAATGAACTAGCTCCGCGGCCGCACAACAGCTATCACGCGAGTGTGCGGGCGTGTGTGACGGGACAGTTCGAGCAGTTGGTGCGGGCCGTGTGTGATCTGCCGCTGGGTGATGTTGGTATTGTGCAACCTGCTGCCATTGCGAATCTGCTCGGAGATTTGTGGCTGAAGGATGGACAGGCTGTCGAACCCAGGTTCGATGCGGCACTTGCTGTACCCGGGGTTCGGCTGCATTTATATGAGAAACATAGGCCCCGAAAAGGGCGGAAGATGGGGCATCTCTCGGCGGTTGGTGCAACGGCAGATGAGGCGGTTGAGCTGGTGTTGCGGGCGAAGGCTCTGCTGTAAACGAAATGAGAAAAGAAAGCGCGGCAGACTTATTTCAAGTCTGCCGCGCTTTTGTATTTAAAGTTGAAGCTGCTAGCCGATGTCCTCGGACCAGTTCTCCAAGTATGCCTTGAAGTCGGACATGAATTTGCCGGCGTCGGCGCCGTCTACGATGCGATGGTCGAAGCCAAGCGTGAAGCGCTGAATGGAGCGGATCGCGATGGAGTCGTTGCCGTCTTTGTCGGTGATGACTTCGGCTTCCTTATTGAGGCCGCCGATTCCGAGAATCGCGCTCTGTGGCTGGTTGATGATCGGTGTGCCGAACTGCTCGCCGAAGATGCCGGAGTTGGTCAGCGTGAAGGTGCCACCCGAGATCTCATCGGGTAAAAGTTTCTTGTTGCGGGCACGATCGGCTACGTCGACGATGCCGCGCGCGATGCCGAGGAAGTTCTTCTCCTCAGTCTGCTTTAGAACGGGAACGATGAGGCCCCAGTCGAGCGCGACGGCAATCCCGATGTTGATGTTCTTGTTGTAGCGGATGGCGTCGCCTTCCACCGAACCGTTGACGATGGGGTGCTTGCGCAACGCGACGATAGCGGCGCGGGTGATGAAGGGCATGTAGGTCAGCTTGACGCCGTTGCGCTGCTCGTACTTTGACTTCTCCTTCTCGCGGAGCTTGACGATGCGCGTCATGTCCACCTTGAAGACGGTGTGGACGTGCGGGCTGGTGCGTTTGGACTCGACCATGCGCTGCGCGATGATGGAGCGCATCTTGGTCATCGGAACGAGTTCGCCGGGCTGCGGCTGAGGGGCGGCCGGCTTGGCAGCGGTTGGGGCTGGCGAGGAGGCTGCAGGAGCGACGGACGCGGCGGAGACAGGCTTCGGACCCTGCTCCAGATGGCTGACGATGTCGGTCTTGGTGATGCGGCCCGCGGCTCCTGTACCAGGAACCTGCGAGAGATCGACGTTGTTGTCTTTTGCAATCTTGCGGACCAGCGGTGAAGAGCGAACCCGTTCGCCTGCCGAAGCGGAAGATACTGCAGAGGTCGCAGGCGCCGAAGCAGCCGCGGCTGGAGCGGGAGTAGACACAGCCGGAGCGGACGATTTGCCGGCAGCGCCGCCGATAACCGCGACGACCGTGTTGATCGTGACGGTGGCACCCTCCTGAACCTTGATCTCGGAGAGGATACCGGCTACGGGCGATGGGATCTCGGCGTCAACTTTGTCGGTCGAAATCTCGAAGATAGGCTCGTCGCGCTGGACGGTATCGCCCACCTTCTTAAGCCACTTGGTAATGGTCCCCTCGGTGATGGACTCGCCCATCTGAGGCATCAGGACTTCGGTTCCCGGACCCGTTGCGGCAGGGGGATTTCCCTGAGCTGCGGCCGTTGCGACAGTGTTCGCTGCGGGAGCAGCCGCGGTTTCAGCCTTTGCGGGCGCGGCGGCAGGTGCGGAGGACGAGCCTGTTTCGTCGATGCTGCAGACGACAGTGTTGATCTGGACCGTAGTTCCTTCGGCGATCTTGATCTCCTTCAGAGTGCCAGCGGCGGGCGACGGAATCTCCGCGTCTACTTTGTCGGTCGAGATCTCAAAGAGGGGTTCGTCCCGCTGAATGGCGTCGCCCGGTTTTTTAAGCCATTTTGTGATGGTGCCTTCGGTGATGGATTCGCCCATCTGGGGCATAACTACGTCAGTCGGCATGTATCTCTCTTCTCCCCTAACTTCAGGTGCGGCTTTCAGGTGCGAGCGGCTAAAACCGCCTGGTATCAGCCCGGTCCGCAATCGGGCGTGCGCAAATGGGATTATACGGCTGCTGAGTGAAACCTGGCTGCGCGGTGCGGTTAGCGAACAGCGGCTGTCTTACGAGATTTCGCGTTTCATACATGCGTGCCAAGGAGTTGATCGACCGATTCGCACCAGAGCATCTGCCGCTCGAAGACTCGGCCGAAGTTTCTGGAGGCGGAGTTGAGAGCGGACTCC
This window encodes:
- the purK gene encoding 5-(carboxyamino)imidazole ribonucleotide synthase, which produces MSSGSSNAKPILPGATIGIFGGGQLGRMTAMAARGMGYRILVLDPDPACPARFVVDGCIEAGWDDSREAANLARGCDVVTLEIEQISPASMEAAASYAPVRPGGAMLAVIQDRIEQKDWLRRNGFPVGEYRAVRSLDELRDAVVALGGRCFCKSATGGYDGRGQGKVGFTVGASVEDEVRGAWEALGERAGVAEKAVNLAKEISVLVARAPNGEVKVYPAALNHHEEQILAWSVIPAPLSSEMEAKAREIAEAIADTFQLEGVLAVEMFCMTDGKLLVNELAPRPHNSYHASVRACVTGQFEQLVRAVCDLPLGDVGIVQPAAIANLLGDLWLKDGQAVEPRFDAALAVPGVRLHLYEKHRPRKGRKMGHLSAVGATADEAVELVLRAKALL
- a CDS encoding 2-oxo acid dehydrogenase subunit E2 — protein: MPTDVVMPQMGESITEGTITKWLKKPGDAIQRDEPLFEISTDKVDAEIPSPAAGTLKEIKIAEGTTVQINTVVCSIDETGSSSAPAAAPAKAETAAAPAANTVATAAAQGNPPAATGPGTEVLMPQMGESITEGTITKWLKKVGDTVQRDEPIFEISTDKVDAEIPSPVAGILSEIKVQEGATVTINTVVAVIGGAAGKSSAPAVSTPAPAAAASAPATSAVSSASAGERVRSSPLVRKIAKDNNVDLSQVPGTGAAGRITKTDIVSHLEQGPKPVSAASVAPAASSPAPTAAKPAAPQPQPGELVPMTKMRSIIAQRMVESKRTSPHVHTVFKVDMTRIVKLREKEKSKYEQRNGVKLTYMPFITRAAIVALRKHPIVNGSVEGDAIRYNKNINIGIAVALDWGLIVPVLKQTEEKNFLGIARGIVDVADRARNKKLLPDEISGGTFTLTNSGIFGEQFGTPIINQPQSAILGIGGLNKEAEVITDKDGNDSIAIRSIQRFTLGFDHRIVDGADAGKFMSDFKAYLENWSEDIG